In one window of Chelmon rostratus isolate fCheRos1 chromosome 19, fCheRos1.pri, whole genome shotgun sequence DNA:
- the tacr1b gene encoding tachykinin receptor 1b translates to MDPLYDATDFNGTNWTNAPVNCSDGFNQFVQPVWQITLWAVAYCSIVAVSVVGNMVVIWIILAHKRMRTVTNYFLVNLAFAEAGMSAFNTVINFAYAVHNEWYFGLVYCRFHNFFPIAAIFASIYSMTAIALDRYMAIIHPLKQRLTSTETRVVIGVIWMLALLLAFPQYYYSSTAPLPGRTVCYIDWPEYTIVDFKKIYHVCVTLLIYFLPLCIMGWAYTTVGITLWASEIPGDSSEHYKEQLIAKRKVVKMMIVVVCTFAVCWLPYHIYFLLHQFFPDLFEQRYIQQVYLAIMWLAMSSTMYNPIIYYCLNSRFRAGFQQVFCCCAPTVAKEELELKSRRYLHTQVSIYRASRAETVVSTAVHPAAPEPKRAELPSCGPPGQPRAGVTSNGSDTFTRSPDSPAQ, encoded by the exons ATGGATCCTCTGTACGACGCCACCGACTTTAACGGCACCAACTGGACAAACGCGCCCGTTAACTGCAGCGACGGCTTCAACCAGTTCGTCCAGCCGGTGTGGCAGATCACACTCTGGGCTGTCGCGTACTGCAGCATCGTCGCGGTGTCTGTGGTGGGCAACATGGTGGTCATCTGGATTATTCTGGCGCACAAACGCATGAGGACCGTCACCAATTACTTTCTG gtgAACTTGGCGTTCGCTGAAGCCGGCATGTCAGCATTCAACACGGTGATCAACTTCGCCTACGCAGTTCACAACGAGTGGTACTTTGGTTTGGTTTACTGCCGCTTCCACAACTTCTTCCCCATTGCTGCCATATTTGCCAGCATTTACTCCATGACGGCCATAGCTCTGGACAG GTACATGGCGATCATCCATCCCCTGAAGCAGAGGCTGACCTCCACAGAGACCCGTGTGGTGATCGGGGTGATCTGGATGCTGGCTCTGCTCCTAGCCTTCCCCCAGTACTACTACTCGTCCACCGCCCCGCTGCCTGGACGCACAGTCTGCTACATAGACTGGCCTGAATACACCATCGTGGACTTCAAGAAGAT ataccatgtgtgtgtgacgcTGCTGATCTACTTCTTGCCCCTTTGCATTATGGGATGGGCGTACACGACGGTGGGTATCACCCTCTGGGCCAGTGAGATTCCTGGAGACTCCTCTGAACACTATAAGGAGCAGCTTATTGCCAAACGCAAG GTGGTGAAGATGATGATCGTGGTCGTGTGCACGTTCGCCGTCTGCTGGCTGCCCTATCACATCTACTTCCTGCTGCATCAGTTCTTTCCCGACTTATTCGAGCAGCGCTACATCCAGCAGGTCTACCTGGCCATCATGTGGCTGGCCATGAGCTCCACCATGTACAACCCCATCATCTACTACTGCCTCAACAGCAG GTTCAGAGCAGGTTTCCAGCAGGTGTTTTGTTGCTGTGCTCCCACTGTCGCCAAGGAGGAGCTCGAGCTCAAATCACGGCGCTACCTGCACACCCAG GTGAGCATATACCGAGCCAGTCGGGCGGAGACCGTCGTGTCCACCGCCGTCCATCCCGCAGCGCCGGAGCCAAAGAGGGCAGAGCTGCCGTCCTGCGGCCCTCCTGGCCAGCCTCGCGCGGGGGTCACATCCAACGGCTCAGATACGTTCACCCGGAGCCCCGACAGTCCTGCACAGTAG